In Gossypium hirsutum isolate 1008001.06 chromosome D01, Gossypium_hirsutum_v2.1, whole genome shotgun sequence, the genomic window tctgaaaaaggaaaagaacaaaaatggcagttaatcaatcaaattcaaactCCCAAAGATGTATTAAAAGGATTAACTTATattctaaaaacataattttgtgGCTATATTGATAAAAAAGATCAAGATAGTCTATCTAGTTATgctttgtcaaaaattaaattatatgataattagatatttagaagatttttctaagaaatttcttcatgaatatcaaaaactaaaaaaataaaaatatagaattttggaaaaaaataatatttccatAAATTACCACCACCATGGGATGAGATATGTATAAAAAAGTATGACTCTTATTTAGAAAAACAGAGTAAAATATCTAGTGTGGATTAAGAAACTATAGACTCTATaggaaatagaattaattttgcgAAGGAAAGAATAACTAGTTATTGTTTACAAAGTAAAGCTTCTAAACAAGTTAAGCATAAATTAAGTAATAAACATtgtacaaaaattctagaaaatgaaTGAGAATTGGGATGTAAATCAGTACATCCTATTACTTAtagaaaacataaaaagaaaaataggagATATAAGCTATTTCGATGGAAACcacaaaataagataaaaaattcTGGTAAGAAGAAAAAATTCGTTagaagaaaatttataaaaatcctaaaaactatgtaaatgttttatatgtgatGAAGCATGCCCTATAGCACCAAATTGtcctaataaaggaaaaaaagtgcaagaaaaatgattaaaatacttGAAGAATAAGATTTAGAAATATGTTCTGAAAAGGAAATAAATCATGatgaaatattatatgaattaatatcaGAAACAGATTCTTATACAGATgatgaagaatatatatatttatgttcaaTATAGGAAGTAGTTCTAATAATTAGTTAGAAGAAATTCCTAagaataaacataaatatatattcttcatcATCTGTATCAGAATCTGTTTctaatattaattcatatatatggTGCGGGAAAGAAGGAGAGGGATGGGTCCAGGGAAAAGGGAAAGGATGAGTGTAGGGTGGGGAATTTTCAGtttctttaatattaatataatattttaatttattattataatttttaaaaatatttatttattttatatatttttaaattttataatttatatattatgatttcttgtcaataatatattttttatttttatatatttttacatatttctttaaattttttagaattagaatcaaattgagatcaattgtaaattttgagggttaattttttaaaattatgattaaattgatataatatgtaaaagttgagggttaaatttgttattatatcaattttttaaattgttataccAAGTTATTGATTGTGATTTTAAGGAAAGTGactaaaataaccaaattatataatatgattacttaaattacaaaatttttattttaggtgcctaaaataaaaaattttgatagtGGGTTGATTACatagtttaccctttaaaaaaaatacaatgttGTAGGATGGGATAAAGTTTCGAGGTAAATTACATCTCAACTAATcccaaaaagaaattaaaaacaaaacttggGCGGTGGCTCTCGTACGACGGCGTTTTGTGTCCCCTAATTTTCAGATAAAGACCGTTAGGTGTAGTTTGACAAGTAAACTCGATTCAACAACGATCAAAACCCAATTCTTTTAGATTTGATACCATAGAATTTTGTTCCCTGAATCCCGCGtgataaaaatgttgaatttcccaggtaattctttcttttttttcggtCTTAGATTCTGCTAATTAGTttgttttttaaagttaaatcagttcttggattttatttttattttcagtctTTCTTATCAATTTAATTGAAAACCCTAATTTCATCAATTCATGAACGATTCCCACCCTATCAATctttgaagtttttaaaattatgatatatGTACTTTTTTGTTCTTTATCAGAGCTGTGgatatgaaagaaaagaaaacaatctCTCCACTTAGACGCATTTTAGTGAATTGTACGGCACAGGTTTGTCCATGAAGTCTCAATTTGTTCTACTGATTTAGTATCATTACATCTAGTTTCgggattttctttttttgtttgcaGTACGCTTTAAgttcatgaatgagtaatttgaggttgaaaatgaacaaaaatatgATTGCAGAAAGATATTACCTTGAACCTGCTGTTTAATTCTGCTTGTGGTTAGCTCATTGTTTCGACTACAATGTTGTCTTTTCAGGCGAATGAATACGGGGCCTGTGTTGCAGCAAAAGTTCCTGAAGTTGAACGTGATATGTGTTTGAAAGAATTTCTTGCACTAAAGACTTGCATGCAGAATACGGTATCCATATTCTAGGATTGCTTAggaacatatttttatattaaaaaagaaatacacCGTATTTGATAATTGGGTTGCAAAGATCTTATCTTTTTCCTTCTTGAAAAACTGTGCTAAGAATTAGTTTTCTACTTTCTTTTGATTTATAGCTCCGGGGAAAGGTGTAATATTTGGAGCTTTGGGTTTGCAGTTTGTATGATAAGGTAAACCCAATAAACCTTTCTGTTTATTCTTTGATGCTAGTCTTTAAGCTCTGATACATTCTTTCTTTTGTACTGATACTATCTTTTGTGCTTTATTAGTGTTATTATTCACCAGCAATTTGCATTTTCAGGCTAAAAGTACAAGATAACCTTAGAAAGATGGCCTGGAAAGCTTCAAGTTCGCAAGCTAGTGTTGGTGGTCTGGGATCTGGTGCTCTATCACATGTTTTCATACAATATCCCCCTCTCCGTTGCAACATTCCTGGATCAAGAGGTTTCTATTATGATGATGGAAATAAATTACTCATCTCTCCTACATCTGACCAGGTTTAATAGTTCTGAACTTAAATAACATTGTAGAAGCTTTTTAGATATTGCAGTTCCATATTTTACATTCTTTTTTGCACAGATCTTTTCGTGGAAAACTGCTCCATTTTCTCCTCTTGCTGCCCCTATCACTGATTCGATAACTGAAGGGCCTATCTGTTCTGTCCGGTTTTCTCTAGATGAAAAGATTATAGCAGTCCAACGGTCCAATATTTCTATACAATTTTGGCATAgagaaacaggggaaactttcaCTCACAGGTGCAAATCCGAGTCAGAGAGTATACTGGGGTTCTTCTGGACAGATTGTCCATCATGTGATATTGTAATTGTGAAGACCAGGTAGGGAGAAGTTTCCTGTCTGTCTTACCTGTACAGTGGATAATGATTTTGTCATTGTGTATATCTCAAACTGATGTTTTACGTACGAATTTAGCTTCTACTGAGATATGATTTTCCTGGAAAGGATTAAACTTTTGTATAATAGCAATGTTACTCTGAAGCTGAATTCTCACTTCACTCTAACTTGGATATCTAATGTACAAAGTTTCCATGGTTATACTGGTTACTAGAAGTTTTTGTTACTTGCCAACTATTtggtaattactttctttttttacttCTCTAAAAGAGGAGCATGACAGCTTAAAGTTTAGAATCTCTGTCCAAATCAAACccaaccctaattactcaaactATGCTTCAGTGTGAAATTTGGAGTTACACTTAGCATGCATAAAAAGGATGTTAAAATCACCTCTTCGACATCCTTCTATCCTACCCTAATTATTTATAGCAATGATACTCTTTCAGGCCATGCAACTAGGTAAAGAAGTTTTAGAACTTCTGTATTAGTCATGGTTCTGTGCATTTTCTTTTGCGATTATTCTATGAAACTCTGCTGTCTTTTCTGCATGACCAAAGACAGAAGTAATGAATAAGAAAACAGAAAGGAAAATGATTATCAATTTTGGGAAGTATTTGTTGTTAGAAATTTTATCTGCCTGTGTGAAGGAGAACAAAGTATGAAAGCTATTTTTGAGGAGATGCTTCTCTAGCATGGATCCTGATTAAGCAGTGATTTCCTATTCCAAAATCAATTCTCTTGCATTTTATACTTGTAAATTTCATTTAGCAACTTAAATGGATTGTGCATCTTACATAATCAAGTCAACCTTCAAAACCTGCAATCGTCATTGTCCATGTTATTGAAAATAATCATCCTTCTTTTACCTTTTTGAGTTATGTTGTTATACTTAtttctattttcccttttcatGTTTCTACTTGCACCAAAGATTTAATGTACTCTATTTACTGAAATGGAATTTAATTGTAGTGGGTTGGACTTGTTTGCTTATGATTCTGCCTCGAAGTCACTTATCTTGGTTGAGACAAAGAAATTGGCTGTTAGTTGGTATGTCTACACACATGAGAGCAGATTGATTCTTCTTGCTTCAGGAATGCAGTGTAAGACGTTCCATGGATTTCAGGTATGGTTATGAGCTTCACTAGCTCAATTTCTAGAATCCTCCTAGATTTAGTCTCTACATTGGCTAGGCTATGCACTCTATGCACGAAATAAACTTTGAAATTAGTCTTGGTGGTAAATGTGAGAAAATGGAAAACTGAAATTATTCAACTACTTAAGTGCACAAGAATATGTAGCATCAAAGTGCACAACTCCCTTCTGATACCTTTAATGAACAGTACAGATAGATTATGATCCTTTTTGTTCCCAGTTCCATTGATTTGACATGTTTCTATCTCTTATCTTCAGCTTTCATCTGCTGGGATTATTCGATTACCAAAGTTTGAGATGGTAATGGCTAAACCTGAAGCTAACAGTAAGCCTGTCCTTGCTTCTGAAGATGTCTATATTGTCACTGTGTATGTTTCTTTTACCTGTTTTTGCTTGTATACTAAATTGATTGATAaatgatttatatattaatatctgcttttatactatgaaagttatgGGAGAATTTACTGCTTGCAAGTTGATAGAGTTGCAATGGTACTGCATTCATATCGGTTTTACCGTGATGCTATTATCCAACAGGTAAGGGTTACTCAAAACTGCCTCTAGTTAGTTTCAGGTACAGGCTCTATTCAATTGGTTTTGAGTTGGAATTGTAACCATATTCATTCCATTTGCAGGGTTCATTACCAATTTACTCGAGCAAGGTTGCTGTGAGTGTGGTTGATAATGTACTACTTGTGCACCAGGTAGATGCAAAAGTTGTTATACTCTATGACATATTTGCAGATTCTCGAGCTCCCATATCTGCCCCACTTCCTGTACTATTGAGGGGTTTTCAAAGGTCCGATATTTCTAATTCTCGACCTAGCACCAAGGAAAGTGAAAGTTCAGAGGCCTCTGATTCAAATGATAATGAAGCAATTATTTATGGAGCTGACTGGACCTTTTTGGTTCCTGACCTTATATGTGATATAGCTAATAAGCTTTTATGGAAGAACCACTTAGACTTGGAGGTAAGTCCTGTTGGTCAtactttgttatttttttatagttaattCTCGTAATTACTGCCCCCTTTCTCTCTTTGCAGGCAATTTCTGTTAGTTCCTCTGAAGTTCCATTGGTATTGGAATTCTTGCAAAGACGAAAGTTGGAAGCCAACAAGGTCCATTCTCAGCTATCTTCTTTCTCTTTCCACAATAAAGGGTGATATAATCATTAACCAGTGTTAGCATATATTGTTCCTGCTATTTCAGGCTAAACAACTATGTTTGGCAATTATGCAAACAATGATTCTAGAACGCAGACCTATCACCATGGTTGCCAAGGCAATGGATGTATTAGTCACCTCGTATTCGCTCTCTCTTAAAACTGGCAGTTATTTCAAGGGAATAAAGACTGAGAGGACCCCCT contains:
- the LOC107922106 gene encoding uncharacterized protein — encoded protein: MIRLKVQDNLRKMAWKASSSQASVGGLGSGALSHVFIQYPPLRCNIPGSRGFYYDDGNKLLISPTSDQIFSWKTAPFSPLAAPITDSITEGPICSVRFSLDEKIIAVQRSNISIQFWHRETGETFTHRCKSESESILGFFWTDCPSCDIVIVKTSGLDLFAYDSASKSLILVETKKLAVSWYVYTHESRLILLASGMQCKTFHGFQLSSAGIIRLPKFEMVMAKPEANSKPVLASEDVYIVTVYGRIYCLQVDRVAMVLHSYRFYRDAIIQQGSLPIYSSKVAVSVVDNVLLVHQVDAKVVILYDIFADSRAPISAPLPVLLRGFQRSDISNSRPSTKESESSEASDSNDNEAIIYGADWTFLVPDLICDIANKLLWKNHLDLEAISVSSSEVPLVLEFLQRRKLEANKAKQLCLAIMQTMILERRPITMVAKAMDVLVTSYSLSLKTGSYFKGIKTERTPSSVPNVSGPGQATDVFTSRTDGKSVQHEPSTGVNSVSFSRPSTYSSSETEDNCIFEPSKISSNDTQFVGGKVDASAESSTTDNPLNASVSEQQESQLTSPAISPDEMYRSVFAPIEEEMTVEPSYLVAIILEFFRCANLERVKVHPSLYVLTIQLLARSEQYAELSLFIINKVIEPSKEVALQLLESGRQSLQIRKLGSDMLRQLSLNHDYVLLLVQDGYYLEALRYARKHKVTTIRPSLFLEAAFTSNDSQHLAAVLRFFSDFIPGFRSTSDFFTYYNVLNEMSSSVTA